One segment of Cotesia glomerata isolate CgM1 unplaced genomic scaffold, MPM_Cglom_v2.3 scaffold_33, whole genome shotgun sequence DNA contains the following:
- the LOC123274406 gene encoding leucine-rich repeat and immunoglobulin-like domain-containing nogo receptor-interacting protein 3 isoform X2 codes for MRLLAPSLSQYRLLACLLLVTVKIVSSDVDPYQEHPGRHQNTGNHLATTIECAAGCRCTRNWNFQCKARRFQDLRLPAGVIEIEFEDVSTEAGIVTVAALESSTQLQKLTWSSSGIEQLERGIFSTTKRLHYLDLGDNRLTSLDPDIFSSLEELRYLNISGNLLKNLPAFKNLYSLETLLVSRNRLEVPPFKAFASSSYLRHLDLSGNYLVLLQEFTFQPNRELVYLKLSNNHLLNLPSRVFSGLAKLRYLEISNISISHLPRLIRLIQLDISSTLISQLPLGIWQRLSSLKSLIMDSTRLKVLKAEDFLGLNNIVNLTITNSPIRDIHSKAFDQLLHLRNLDLHNNNLFFLPASLAHLTHLSSLNLQGNPWACDCRMFWFVDWVHSNIHPKAFAHGLRCGDNDQVDILDALKYLNCTPPVLIHKSQNDQLHLINKSVLLECEFNGNPAPSLTWVTPTLEIFHWNPDRTFPDTFHNHPIDHTRDNLINLNNNGRVRLLENGSLFIKNLLRQDVGLYKCFAVNPINNATTWLHLKMDPIVYHNIKMLSIAVGAACATLFLLLTLFIQFIKYLLYRCGCCRWCTCCRRGVTPRAKQIYQMLDNIEQYKSQQLERLRENYTQQVHRIKDNCAQQVEWIRDSYEGQMRHIRDIRDYGTNHLTTLRDQYYEQVKRVRDYSTGQLNWVRENYVFQRNKIRKFSAHQVLRLREGYKYQQQTLNKVLENLPNLYFDNCRSGSCGKSDSAGFDARELSSSMPDVETYFKIKINELAAYNSASMEDINSEYYTPTEFSSASPQTQNFIDTIHINYIEDGPPPLPQLLPCFREESAILHPIKEHDSNEVVIVTSVTTNDNKDKKQTQVNKPINRGTSVELLGRKQNPQTPESLGLLAPSTSMPELPHETRL; via the exons ATGAGACTTTTAGCTCCGAGTCTTTCACAATATCGTCTGCTGGCATGCTTGCTGCTGGTGACTGTCAAAATAGTATCATCAGATGTGGATCCATATCAAGAGCATCCTGGCAGACACCAAAATACTGGCAATCACCTAGCAACGACCATCGAATGTGCTGCTGGCTGCCGATGCACCAGAAATTGGAATTTCCAATGCAAGGCTCGCCGTTTTCAGGATCTGAGATTACCCGCGGGTGTCATAGAAATCGAGTTCGAGGATGTAAGTACAGAGGCTGGAATAGTGACTGTTGCCGCGCTGGAATCTTCGACCCAGCTTCAAAAACTCACATGGTCTTCAAGCGGAATAGAGCAACTGGAGCGCGGGATATTTTCCACAACAAAACGGCTGCACTATCTCGATTTAGGTGACAACCGTCTCACCTCATTGGACCCCGATATTTTTAGTTCACTCGAAGAGCTGAGGTACCTCAATATATCgggtaatttattaaaaaatttacctgcCTTCAAAAATCTTTACTCACTAGAAACTCTATTAGTATCACGTAATCGTCTTGAAGTGCCACCATTCAAGGCATTTGCTTCCTCAAGTTATCTCCGTCATCTTGATCTCTCTGGGAATTACCTTGTTTTACTGCAAGAATTTACATTTCAGCCAAACCGTGAATTGGTTTATCTAAAACTATCAAACAATCATCTCTTAAATTTACCTAGCCGAGTATTTTCAGGTCTTGCTAAATTACGATACCTTGAAATATCAAACATCAGCATCAGTCATCTACCAC GACTGATCAGATTGATCCAACTGGACATCAGCAGTACTTTGATCTCACAATTACCTCTGGGTATTTGGCAGCGTTTGTCCAGCTTGAAATCCCTAATAATGGACAGCACAAGATTAAAAGTGTTAAAAGCCGAGGATTTTTTAGGCTTaaacaatattgttaatttgACAATCACCAACAGCCCGATACGTGATATCCATTCAAAGGCATTTGATCAATTGTTACATCTTCGGAACCTTGACCTgcataataacaatttattcttCTTGCCAGCGAGTCTGGCACACCTGACCCATCTATCAAGTTTGAATCTACAAGGTAATCCCTGGGCATGTGATTGCCGTATGTTTTGGTTTGTCGACTGGGTTCACAGCAACATTCATCCAAAAGCATTCGCTCATGGACTCAGATGCGGTGATAACGACCAAGTGGATATACTGGACGCATTAAAGTACTTAAATTGCACTCCACCAGTTTTAATTCACAAGAGCCAAAACGATCAACTGCATCTCATTAATAAATCGGTACTGCTTGAGTGTGAATTCAATGGGAATCCAGCTCCATCACTGACCTGGGTCACTCCAACACTTGAGATCTTCCACTGGAATCCCGACCGTACTTTTCCCGATACATTTCATAATCATCCAATTGATCACACTAGAGACAATTTAATAAACCTCAACAACAATGGTAGAGTACGTTTGCTTGAAAATGGTTCtctgtttataaaaaatttactgagaCAGGATGTCGGTCTTTACAAGTGTTTCGCAGTTAATCCAATAAATAATGCTACTACTTGGCTCCATCTTAAGATGGATCCCATTGTTTATCATAacataaaaatgttaagtATTGCTGTTGGAGCTGCTTGCGCAACGTTATTTCTCCTGCTGACTCTTTTCATccagtttataaaatatcttctCTATCG GTGTGGCTGCTGCAGATGGTGCACTTGCTGTAGACGCGGAGTTACACCACGTGCTAAACAAATCTATCAAATGCTGGATAACATTGAGCAATACAAGAGCCAACAGCTTGAACGTTTGCGTGAAAATTACACGCAGCAAGTTCATAGAATAAAAGACAATTGTGCTCAGCAAGTTGAGTGGATAAGAGACAGTTACGAGGGACAAATGAGGCACATAAGAGACATCCGAGATTATGGAACGAACCATCTTACAACACTCCGAGATCAATACTATGAACAG GTGAAACGCGTACGTGACTACTCAACAGGACAATTAAATTGGGTACGAGAGAACTACGTCTTCCAACGAAACAAGATCCGTAAATTTAGTGCTCATCAAGTGTTACGGCTACGCGAGGGGTACAAGTATCAACAACAGACCCTGAATAAAGTATTGGAAAATTTGCCAAATTTGTACTTTGATAATTGTCGCAGTGGATCGTGTGGAAAAAGCGACTCAGCGGGATTCGACGCACGAGAGTTGAGTTCTTCAATGCCGGATGTCGAGacatactttaaaattaaaataaacgaGCTGGCGGCTTACAACAGTGCTAGTATGGAAGACATTAACAGCGAGTACTACACGCCTACGGAATTTTCATCGGCGAGCCCTCagacgcaaaattttatcgacACAATCCATATTAATTACATTGAGGATGGTCCACCACCGCTACCACAACTGTTACCATGTTTCAGAGAAGAAAGTGCAATACTCCATCCGATAAAGGAGCATGACAGTAACGAGGTGGTTATAGTTACTTCAGTTACTACCAACGACAACAAAGACAAGAAACAAACTCAAGTAAACAAGCCGATCAATAGGGGTACAAGTGTTGAATTGTTGGGCCGTAAACAAAATCCACAAACGCCAGAGAGTCTTGGTCTTCTTGCTCCCAGCACTAGTATGCCCGAATTACCTCACGAGACTAGGCTCTAA
- the LOC123274406 gene encoding immunoglobulin domain and leucine-rich repeat-containing protein 2 isoform X1 yields MRLLAPSLSQYRLLACLLLVTVKIVSSDVDPYQEHPGRHQNTGNHLATTIECAAGCRCTRNWNFQCKARRFQDLRLPAGVIEIEFEDVSTEAGIVTVAALESSTQLQKLTWSSSGIEQLERGIFSTTKRLHYLDLGDNRLTSLDPDIFSSLEELRYLNISGNLLKNLPAFKNLYSLETLLVSRNRLEVPPFKAFASSSYLRHLDLSGNYLVLLQEFTFQPNRELVYLKLSNNHLLNLPSRVFSGLAKLRYLEISNISISHLPRGLFTELNALEYLNISKNPITNLTDYTFQGLIRLIQLDISSTLISQLPLGIWQRLSSLKSLIMDSTRLKVLKAEDFLGLNNIVNLTITNSPIRDIHSKAFDQLLHLRNLDLHNNNLFFLPASLAHLTHLSSLNLQGNPWACDCRMFWFVDWVHSNIHPKAFAHGLRCGDNDQVDILDALKYLNCTPPVLIHKSQNDQLHLINKSVLLECEFNGNPAPSLTWVTPTLEIFHWNPDRTFPDTFHNHPIDHTRDNLINLNNNGRVRLLENGSLFIKNLLRQDVGLYKCFAVNPINNATTWLHLKMDPIVYHNIKMLSIAVGAACATLFLLLTLFIQFIKYLLYRCGCCRWCTCCRRGVTPRAKQIYQMLDNIEQYKSQQLERLRENYTQQVHRIKDNCAQQVEWIRDSYEGQMRHIRDIRDYGTNHLTTLRDQYYEQVKRVRDYSTGQLNWVRENYVFQRNKIRKFSAHQVLRLREGYKYQQQTLNKVLENLPNLYFDNCRSGSCGKSDSAGFDARELSSSMPDVETYFKIKINELAAYNSASMEDINSEYYTPTEFSSASPQTQNFIDTIHINYIEDGPPPLPQLLPCFREESAILHPIKEHDSNEVVIVTSVTTNDNKDKKQTQVNKPINRGTSVELLGRKQNPQTPESLGLLAPSTSMPELPHETRL; encoded by the exons ATGAGACTTTTAGCTCCGAGTCTTTCACAATATCGTCTGCTGGCATGCTTGCTGCTGGTGACTGTCAAAATAGTATCATCAGATGTGGATCCATATCAAGAGCATCCTGGCAGACACCAAAATACTGGCAATCACCTAGCAACGACCATCGAATGTGCTGCTGGCTGCCGATGCACCAGAAATTGGAATTTCCAATGCAAGGCTCGCCGTTTTCAGGATCTGAGATTACCCGCGGGTGTCATAGAAATCGAGTTCGAGGATGTAAGTACAGAGGCTGGAATAGTGACTGTTGCCGCGCTGGAATCTTCGACCCAGCTTCAAAAACTCACATGGTCTTCAAGCGGAATAGAGCAACTGGAGCGCGGGATATTTTCCACAACAAAACGGCTGCACTATCTCGATTTAGGTGACAACCGTCTCACCTCATTGGACCCCGATATTTTTAGTTCACTCGAAGAGCTGAGGTACCTCAATATATCgggtaatttattaaaaaatttacctgcCTTCAAAAATCTTTACTCACTAGAAACTCTATTAGTATCACGTAATCGTCTTGAAGTGCCACCATTCAAGGCATTTGCTTCCTCAAGTTATCTCCGTCATCTTGATCTCTCTGGGAATTACCTTGTTTTACTGCAAGAATTTACATTTCAGCCAAACCGTGAATTGGTTTATCTAAAACTATCAAACAATCATCTCTTAAATTTACCTAGCCGAGTATTTTCAGGTCTTGCTAAATTACGATACCTTGAAATATCAAACATCAGCATCAGTCATCTACCACGTGGGTTATTTACTGAATTAAATGCTCTTGAGTATTTAAACATCTCCAAAAATCCAATAACTAATTTAACTGATTACACATTTCAAGGACTGATCAGATTGATCCAACTGGACATCAGCAGTACTTTGATCTCACAATTACCTCTGGGTATTTGGCAGCGTTTGTCCAGCTTGAAATCCCTAATAATGGACAGCACAAGATTAAAAGTGTTAAAAGCCGAGGATTTTTTAGGCTTaaacaatattgttaatttgACAATCACCAACAGCCCGATACGTGATATCCATTCAAAGGCATTTGATCAATTGTTACATCTTCGGAACCTTGACCTgcataataacaatttattcttCTTGCCAGCGAGTCTGGCACACCTGACCCATCTATCAAGTTTGAATCTACAAGGTAATCCCTGGGCATGTGATTGCCGTATGTTTTGGTTTGTCGACTGGGTTCACAGCAACATTCATCCAAAAGCATTCGCTCATGGACTCAGATGCGGTGATAACGACCAAGTGGATATACTGGACGCATTAAAGTACTTAAATTGCACTCCACCAGTTTTAATTCACAAGAGCCAAAACGATCAACTGCATCTCATTAATAAATCGGTACTGCTTGAGTGTGAATTCAATGGGAATCCAGCTCCATCACTGACCTGGGTCACTCCAACACTTGAGATCTTCCACTGGAATCCCGACCGTACTTTTCCCGATACATTTCATAATCATCCAATTGATCACACTAGAGACAATTTAATAAACCTCAACAACAATGGTAGAGTACGTTTGCTTGAAAATGGTTCtctgtttataaaaaatttactgagaCAGGATGTCGGTCTTTACAAGTGTTTCGCAGTTAATCCAATAAATAATGCTACTACTTGGCTCCATCTTAAGATGGATCCCATTGTTTATCATAacataaaaatgttaagtATTGCTGTTGGAGCTGCTTGCGCAACGTTATTTCTCCTGCTGACTCTTTTCATccagtttataaaatatcttctCTATCG GTGTGGCTGCTGCAGATGGTGCACTTGCTGTAGACGCGGAGTTACACCACGTGCTAAACAAATCTATCAAATGCTGGATAACATTGAGCAATACAAGAGCCAACAGCTTGAACGTTTGCGTGAAAATTACACGCAGCAAGTTCATAGAATAAAAGACAATTGTGCTCAGCAAGTTGAGTGGATAAGAGACAGTTACGAGGGACAAATGAGGCACATAAGAGACATCCGAGATTATGGAACGAACCATCTTACAACACTCCGAGATCAATACTATGAACAG GTGAAACGCGTACGTGACTACTCAACAGGACAATTAAATTGGGTACGAGAGAACTACGTCTTCCAACGAAACAAGATCCGTAAATTTAGTGCTCATCAAGTGTTACGGCTACGCGAGGGGTACAAGTATCAACAACAGACCCTGAATAAAGTATTGGAAAATTTGCCAAATTTGTACTTTGATAATTGTCGCAGTGGATCGTGTGGAAAAAGCGACTCAGCGGGATTCGACGCACGAGAGTTGAGTTCTTCAATGCCGGATGTCGAGacatactttaaaattaaaataaacgaGCTGGCGGCTTACAACAGTGCTAGTATGGAAGACATTAACAGCGAGTACTACACGCCTACGGAATTTTCATCGGCGAGCCCTCagacgcaaaattttatcgacACAATCCATATTAATTACATTGAGGATGGTCCACCACCGCTACCACAACTGTTACCATGTTTCAGAGAAGAAAGTGCAATACTCCATCCGATAAAGGAGCATGACAGTAACGAGGTGGTTATAGTTACTTCAGTTACTACCAACGACAACAAAGACAAGAAACAAACTCAAGTAAACAAGCCGATCAATAGGGGTACAAGTGTTGAATTGTTGGGCCGTAAACAAAATCCACAAACGCCAGAGAGTCTTGGTCTTCTTGCTCCCAGCACTAGTATGCCCGAATTACCTCACGAGACTAGGCTCTAA